Part of the Azoarcus sp. KH32C genome, AACACGATCACCTCCCCGGCGCTATTCCGGCCACGCGCGGTCGGTGCGAGCCTAGTGATCAACTCGCTGACCAAGACCATCGCCGGCCACGGCGAGGCACTCGGCGGCGCCGTCACGGACACCGGACTCTTCGACTGGAGCCCCTACCCGAACATCTTTCCGTCCTATCGCAAAGGCGATCCCAAAGGCTGGGGCCTGTTGCAGATCCGCAAGAAAGGCCTGCGCGACATGGGCGGCACGCTGTCGTCGGACCAAGCGCATCGCATCAGCATCGGTAGCGAGACCTTGCCGCTGCGCGTGAAGCAGACCAGCAGCACGGCCCTCGCGCTGGCTCAGTGGCTCGAACAACATCCGAAGGTCGATGCGGTTCACTACCCCTTCCTGCCGTCCCACGCCCAACATGAACGGGCCAAGAGCCTCTTCGCCGCCGGTTCATGGCTGCTGAGTTTCGAGCTGCGTGATCCGTCGTCGATGGTCGACGTGCTCAACCGCCTCACGCTGCCAATCAAGGCGACCGGCTTGGGCGACACCCGCACCCTGATCATCCCGGTCGCGCCGACGATCTTCTGGGAGGCGGGCCCGGAGGCACGCGCAGCGATGGGAATCGCCGAGGGCCTGATCCGCGTCTCGGTGGGTCTGGAAGACGAAGCCGACCTGATCGCCGACTTCGAACGCGCTCTCCGGTAAAGACGTTCGCCGGGCACAAAGAAATCGGCCATCCGGGGTAGCAATGGGCCTCCCGTTCGACGTGGGCGGGAGCCGCCCATGCCAATGGTCGACCGGAATTTGTGAGAAAGGTTAAGAATCGCACGAATTCCAGGCGAGCCGAGTACCCTTGTTGCACCGTGTCAATTTCTTCTGGCATCCGCCGGCGGATAGGTTCGCGGCGACACAGTCCGATCCGGGCTCAGCGCATCCTCGAGGACCCCGCCAGTCTCGCCGATTGCGCCATGAACCGACCTTCTCCTTCCGACTTCCCCCCCTTTAGCAATCCCGGTCCCGCAGAGGAACCGACGCAGCGCCGGATCGACCCGAGCCACGACGCCTTGCCGCCCGGCACCCGGTTCGCCGAGTACGAGCTCCTGTCCGTCCTCGGCGAGGGGCGATCCGGCATCGTCTATCAGGCGATGGACCATGGCCTCGGACGCCAGGTCGCGATCAAGGAGTACCTGCCTGCCGCCCTGGCCTCCCGGGGCCGGGACAGGGAGGTGATACTGCGTTCCGACGGGCATGCGGAAAGCTTCGCCGCGGGCCTCGAGTCCTTCGTCGACGAGGCCAGGCTGCTGGCGCGTTTCGACCACCCGGCCCTGGTGCGCGTGTATCGCTTCTGGGAGGCCAACCGCACCGCCTACATGGCGATGCCCCACTACGAAGGGGTCACGGTCGATGTCGCGCGCCAGTCGATGGCGCTCCCGCCTGACGAAGCCTGGCTGCGCGGCCTGTTGTTGCCACTGCTCGACGCACTGGACGTTCTGCACGGCGCCTCCTGCTATCACTGGAACATCTCGCCCGAGCAGATCCTGCTGCAACCCGACGGCCGCCCGGTGCTGTTGGATTCCGGCGCGCTCCGTGTCATCGGCGATGGCAGCCAGGGGGCGACCGTCGTCCTCAACCCGGGCTTCGCCCCCATCGAGCAGTACGCCGAATCGACACAGCTGCGGCAAGGGCCGTGGACCGATCTCTACGCTCTCGCCGCAGTCGCCTACTACTGCGTCAGCGGTTACCCGCCGGTGGCCTCCACGGTGCGTGCGCTGGACGACCAGCTCGAGCCCCTGTCCCAGATCGTGGACCGCCTCGGACGCAACTTCCCCCAGCTCAACTACAGCGTGGCCTTTGTCTCGGCGATCGAGCGGGCCCTCAGCGTCAGGCCGCAGGAGCGGCCGCAGAGCGTCGCCGAGTTCAGGCGTGCCCTGCTCGGCGGCCGCGGCGCCACGGAATCCATCGTGGTGCCGCCCCCAGTCGAGGCGACTGAGTCGCACGAGGCTCCTGCGTTCCAAGTCCCGCACACGGCAGAGCCAAGACCGCAGGCGGAGCCGACGCCGGAAACCCCGCCGGAGTTCGTATCGCCGCACGGGCAAGCTCCGGCCGGCGCCGCAGACGATGCCCACGATCCGGCCTTGTGGGCCGCGTTTGAGTCCGCTCTCGGTGCCGACCCCGACAGATTCGGCGAACCTCGGGCATCACGGCGCGACACGAAAGCGGGCGGCTGGCACCGGACCTTGTTGATGGGTGGCGCCGCGCTGGCGTTCGTCGCCCTCGGGGCCGGCGGCTGGATGATGTGGTCGGAGTACCGACAGGCGAAGGTGATGCAGCGCTTCAGCACGGCGAGCACGGAACCGGACCGGCCCCGCGCGCCGCTGAACCCGCCCGTGCCGCCGACGACCGCCCCCCCCGAGCGGCCGGCAGAATTGCCTGCGCAAGTGCCATCCGGCCCGGCCGCCGAGCCGCAGTCGCCGCCACCCGGCGCCGCTATGCCGGAAGCGGCGCCGCCCGAACCCCCTAGGGAAGCAGCCACGGCGAAAGAAGTCCCGTCCGACCGGTCGCCGCCGCTGACCAGACTCGACAACACGCTGACCAAGTTCGACAAGAACGAGCAGAACAATCCCCGGGTGCTGTGCGGAACGCGCACCCAGTTCTCCCTGTACCGCTGCATGAAAACCGAGTGCGAGCGGCCGAAGTATTACGACCACCCCGAGTGCAAATACCTGCGTGCGAAGGACGAAGTGAGAACACTCCCATAGTCCACAGCACCGACCTTCGACTAAGGTACGAGAAGCGGCGATGACAACAGCCGCAAATCCAACCCCACATGAAAGGAGCGACCATGCCTACCGGTACCGTCCGCCTGCACCGAGTACTACGCGCGAAACCCGAGAAGATCTATCGAGCCTTCCTCGACGCTGAAGCGCTCGCCCGCTGGCTACCGCCCAACGGCTTCACCTGCAAGGTCGACCAGCTGGATGCCAAGGTCGGCGGCACCTTCAGGATGGCCTTCAGGAATTTCAGCACCGGCAACGGCCATTCCTTCGGCGGCACTTACCTGGACCTCATGCCGAACGAGCGCATCCGCTACACGGACAAGTTCGACGACACCAAGCTGCCCGGCGAGATGGTGACGACCGTCACGCTGCGCCCGGTGGCCTGCGGGACGGAAATGAACGTCGTGCAGGAAGGCATTCCGGAGGCGATCCCGACGGAGTTTTGCTACCTCGGCTGGCAGGAGTCGCTCGACCATCTGGCGCGGCTCGTGGAGCCTGAAATTCCGGATTGAAGTCCCCGTTCAAGGAAGGAGGATCATCATGAGCGAAAGCGCTGTCCGAAACCCCGTCGGCTGGTTCGAAATCTACGTGAACGACATGCAGCGGGCCAAGACCTTTTACGAGGCCGTGCTGGGAACGCAGTTTTCGAAACTGGAGGCTCCGGGCCAGCCTCCCGGCATGGAAATGTGGGCGTTTCCGATGCATCAGGACGCCATGGGCATCACCGGGGCGCTGGTGAAGATGCCGGGCCTGGAGGCGGGTGGACACAACGTGCTGGTGTATTTCATGTGCGCGGACTGTGCCGTCGAAGCGGCCAAGGTCACGAAATCAGGCGGTAGCGTCGTCAAGGAAAAGTTTTCGATCGGTCAGTACGGATTCATCGCGCTGGTGACGGATACCGAAGGCAACATGATCGGCCTGCACTCGATGCAGTAGCCGGAAAAGCGCGGGGCGCGCTCGGCACGCCCTGTGCCAGTCACCAGCTGATCGGACTCCGACCGGCCTGCACCAGCGCCTGGTTTGCACGCGAGAACGGCCTGGAGCCGAAGAAGCCCTTGTTGCAGGCCCCGCCGATCGGGGAGGGATGGCTCGACTGGATGACCGTGTGCCCGTTGCCGACAATATGCTCACCCAACGCCTGCGCCGGCTTTCCCCAGAGGACGAAGACGATTCCGGACTGGGTCGTCGACAGCGCCCGCAGCAGTGCCCCGGTGACGAGATCCCAACCCAGCTTGTGATGCGACTTCGGCTTGTCCTTTTCGACCGACAGGATCGTGTTCAACAGCAGAACACCCTGTTGCGCCCAGCCCGTGAGATCCCCCGACGAACGAACTTCCCCACCGAGATCCGCGGCAAGCTCCTTGTAGATGTTCCGCAGCGAGGGCGGAATCCGCACCCCCTGCGGCACCGAAAACGAAAGTCCCATCGCTTCCGCAACCTGCCGGCCATCGGCCACCGTCGAGATCCCGTGATAGGGATCCTGCCCGGCGATACAAACACGCACGTCGGCAGGCGATACGAGATCGAGCGCACGATAGCGATCGATCGACGCCGGCAGCACAACGCTGCCGGCCGCCTCGCGCGCGGCGAGTTCGGCCTCGATCGTCGAGACGCGTTGCGCGACCACGGCGTCGAGACGCAGCTCCGCGAGAATGGACATCCAGGATGAGGGCAAAGACATGGGAAAGGGACTCCAGAAGCCGCGCGGATGCTAACACAGCGGTGTCAGGGTCGATGTACCGATACGGTATTTCCTTGACCAGTGCTCAGTACGGTAAGCTCGATGCGGTCCCGGCGTGATCGGGCAGGCATGCTGCGCGAACCCGACCCGTTTTGCGATTGCCTAAGCGCAATGCCGGAGGAAACTCGGATGGTGGGCAAGGAGTCGATCTTCGTTCTGGGTGCACAGGATCCCGAAATGCGGGAGATCGAACGCTGTCTGCGGCGGGCGGGCCGACAATTCGTGCATGCCGCACGACACGGAGAACGCTGCCTCGCGCGCACGGCTTATGACGCGAATGGTGTCGTGCGGATGTCGCGGACGGGCCAGCCAATGCCGGCGGTGCTGCTCCCCAAGGCTCCGGCGGTGTTCGTCGAGTGCACGGTGCTCGGCCACGAGCCGGTATTGCGAGTCGATCACCATCATCCCGGCGACCCCGGTTACGACAAGGGGCCGGAGGCTTATCTCGAGGGGTCGTCCGTCGGACAGCTGCTGAGGCTGCTGGAGATGGAGCCGGATGTGACCCAGCGCCTGCTCGCCGCAGCTGATCATTGCCTGACCGCCGCCTACCAGGGGGCCTGTCCCGGCGTGGATCCGCATGAACTGCTTTTCCAGCGCGCAGCGTGGCAGGCCAAGATGAGCGGACGCACGCTCGGAGACGTCATGGAAGGCATCCTCGATTCGGCGAAGCGGGTCGAACGCCACTACGATTCGGAGCGCGGCGAAGCGCTCTTTCTCGATCCGACCGAAGTCCCGCCCGATCTCGCCGAGGGCGCGGCGCTGGCCGGCAAGCCGATACGCTACCTGCAGGTGCTTCCGAGCCGAGAGGTCAAGGAAATGCTGAAAGGCGCGAGCCCCGAACACATCCAGCGCTTCATGGCCTCGCACCGTGCCGCCGGCCGGCGGGTCTACGGCAATCCGTACCGTGGCTATGCCGGCACCTATTACTGACGACAGATGCCGCTTGCCGAAGAGATAGGCCAATTGACCCAGGTGCGAACGCGTCGGATACTCCGACGCCGTCGAGGGTCTTTTTTCGTCAACCGGCATCCGAACATTGTCCGAGGTCAACGTGAAGCTCTATTTCCATCCAGCATCGACCACGTCGCGCATCATCCTGCTCTTCGTTAGCGAAGAAGGTATCCCGTTCGAGCCGGAAGTCGTGGACATCCTCTCCGGCGCCCACCTGTCGGGTTCGTTCCCGTCGATCAACCCCAAGCGCCTCGTTCCGGCGCTGGACGACGACGGCTTCATCGTGACGGAAAGTGCGGCCATCCTGCGTTATCTCGCCGCAAAGACCGGGTCCGCCGCCTACCCGACGGATCTCAAGGAGCGTGCGCGCGTCGACGAGATGATCGACTACCTAAACTCGGACTTCTACCGGGATTGGGGCTACAACATGATCTACCCGCAGCTTTTCCCGCACCACAAGCGCGAGTCGGATGCAGCCCATGAGGGAACGGTTCGCTGGGGGCAGGATCGCGTGCGCAACGGCCTCGCCTATCTCGACTCCGTGCTGGCGAAGCAACGCTATCTGGCGGGCGACAAGCTCACGATTGCCGACTACTTCGGTGCCGGCGTGTTTTCTGCGGGCGAACTGATCCGGGTCGATCTGGCCCAATTCCCGAACCTTCAGCGCTGGTACGAGTCCATGCGCTCATTGCCCTCGTGGCCGAAGGTCAGCGAGGCGCTCGAGGGATTCAAGGGGATGCTGAAGGACATGTCCTTCGTCTCCATCCCCTGATCGTTTCAAGAGGCAGCTTATGGCATCGGGCATCCTCATCGACGGCCGCTGGGAAGTGCGCCCCTACAAGGCCGATGCGGCAGGGCGTTTCGAGCGGCAGAAGACCTTGTTCCGCTCCAGGGTCGGCGAAGGGGACTTCCCGCTGGAAGAAGGCCGTTATCGGCTGTACGTGAGCTACGCCTGCCCATGGGCGCACCGGACGATGATCGCCCGCGCGCTGCTGGGCCTCGAATCGGCGATTCCGATGTCGGTGGTCCACCCGCACATGCTGGAGCAGAGCTGGGAGTTCAGGGACGACGATGGCCGGACCTGTCCCGAACCGGTATTCGACGCCGAGGCGCTGTGGCAGGTCTATGCGCGTGCCGAGCCGGGCGTCAGTGGACGGGTGACGGTGCCCGTCCTCCTCGATACGGTCGCGAAGCGCATCGTCAATAACGAGTCGCGCGAAATCGTCCGCATGTTCGGGCGGGCCTTCCGGCCCTATGCCCGGAATTCGGATGTCGATCTTTGCCCTCCGGGGATGCAGGACGAGATCGAGGCCGTGATCGACGCCTTGTACGAGCCCGTCAACAACGGCGTGTATCGTGCGGGCTTTGCGCGATCCCAGGCCGCCTACGAAGAAGCCGCCCGGGGACTCTTCGCAGCGCTGGAACATTGGGACGGCGTGCTCGGACGCCGGCGCTGGCTGTGCGGAGACGTGCTGACCGAAGCGGACATTGCGCTCTTCACGACATTGCTGCGCTTCGATCCGGTCTACTACGTGCATTTCAAGTGCTCGCTGAAGCACATCTGGGACTATCCGAATCTCTGGCGCTTCCTGCGCCGGCTCTACCACCATCCGGCGGTCCAGCCGACGATCCGCCTCGACCACATCGTCCAGCACTACTTCGTCAGCCACCCGCACATCAATCCGTCCGGCCTGGTGCCGATCGGCCCGGTGATCGATTACGGAGAACCTCCCCGTGACTGATCGGACCGCCCGCGGTCTGCCGCGAGTCCTGCTCGTCGACACCGACCCGCAATCGCAGCGCATGGCGGCGCTGTCGAATGCGGGTTTCCTCGTGCAGCGCGTCGACGTGGTACGCCACGCTCGACCCATCGCTGGACCTGGCGGCGCGGATGCAAGGCGCCGCTTCCGTGGAAGTCGCCTCGGCGGTGTTTCACGCCGGCCAACACCAGCGTTCACGGGTGGAACTTCACGCCCGCCGCATTCGAGGGCTCGGCTCGGACAATGAACGCTGGCTGGTGATGATGCGCGACCTGGGGCCTGAAGAACTGGCCGTTCGCCAGCAACTGGAGTCCGAACGCGCGCGCCGGCTCGTGGAGTACGGTGGCGACATCCTCCTCCTGCACGACACCGAGGGACGGATCGTCGACGTGAACCATCAGGCGACGGTCCAGACGGGGGATACGCGCGACGAACTGCTGAACCTGCGGATCTGGGATCTCGACCGCGAGGCGAGACCGGGCGCGGGATCTGGGCGCGGCTCGCCGCGGGTGGCGCGCTGACCGTCGAAGGCAACATCCGGCGCAAAGACAACTCGCTCTTCCCGGTCGAAGTGAAGCTCGGCGCATGGGAAGACCGCGGCGAAAAGCAGATCGTCGCCTGGCTGCGCGACATCACGGAACGTCGGCAAGCCGAGGAGTCGCAGCGGCTCGCGCGCATCGTGTTCGACGCGTCCCTGTCGAAGCCGCAGGCCTGCGGTTAGGGATAAATGGCCGTCCAGGGTG contains:
- a CDS encoding cystathionine gamma-synthase family protein, which codes for MKSSADTRALSTDNVHSDRHFGVEHGGIHKPIHTSVQYGFDRVEDLIGAFQGTYKGGYQYARQGTPTTAALEAKITALEGGVGTVCFSTGMGAIAATLLTLLRAGDHLVASRFVFGNTNSLFGTIEGLGIAVDKVDACSVEAVAAAIRPETRMVFVETIANPRTQVADLAAIGQLCRERGLVYVVDNTITSPALFRPRAVGASLVINSLTKTIAGHGEALGGAVTDTGLFDWSPYPNIFPSYRKGDPKGWGLLQIRKKGLRDMGGTLSSDQAHRISIGSETLPLRVKQTSSTALALAQWLEQHPKVDAVHYPFLPSHAQHERAKSLFAAGSWLLSFELRDPSSMVDVLNRLTLPIKATGLGDTRTLIIPVAPTIFWEAGPEARAAMGIAEGLIRVSVGLEDEADLIADFERALR
- a CDS encoding serine/threonine protein kinase; this translates as MNRPSPSDFPPFSNPGPAEEPTQRRIDPSHDALPPGTRFAEYELLSVLGEGRSGIVYQAMDHGLGRQVAIKEYLPAALASRGRDREVILRSDGHAESFAAGLESFVDEARLLARFDHPALVRVYRFWEANRTAYMAMPHYEGVTVDVARQSMALPPDEAWLRGLLLPLLDALDVLHGASCYHWNISPEQILLQPDGRPVLLDSGALRVIGDGSQGATVVLNPGFAPIEQYAESTQLRQGPWTDLYALAAVAYYCVSGYPPVASTVRALDDQLEPLSQIVDRLGRNFPQLNYSVAFVSAIERALSVRPQERPQSVAEFRRALLGGRGATESIVVPPPVEATESHEAPAFQVPHTAEPRPQAEPTPETPPEFVSPHGQAPAGAADDAHDPALWAAFESALGADPDRFGEPRASRRDTKAGGWHRTLLMGGAALAFVALGAGGWMMWSEYRQAKVMQRFSTASTEPDRPRAPLNPPVPPTTAPPERPAELPAQVPSGPAAEPQSPPPGAAMPEAAPPEPPREAATAKEVPSDRSPPLTRLDNTLTKFDKNEQNNPRVLCGTRTQFSLYRCMKTECERPKYYDHPECKYLRAKDEVRTLP
- a CDS encoding SRPBCC family protein, with protein sequence MPTGTVRLHRVLRAKPEKIYRAFLDAEALARWLPPNGFTCKVDQLDAKVGGTFRMAFRNFSTGNGHSFGGTYLDLMPNERIRYTDKFDDTKLPGEMVTTVTLRPVACGTEMNVVQEGIPEAIPTEFCYLGWQESLDHLARLVEPEIPD
- a CDS encoding VOC family protein, giving the protein MSESAVRNPVGWFEIYVNDMQRAKTFYEAVLGTQFSKLEAPGQPPGMEMWAFPMHQDAMGITGALVKMPGLEAGGHNVLVYFMCADCAVEAAKVTKSGGSVVKEKFSIGQYGFIALVTDTEGNMIGLHSMQ
- the ung gene encoding uracil-DNA glycosylase; protein product: MSLPSSWMSILAELRLDAVVAQRVSTIEAELAAREAAGSVVLPASIDRYRALDLVSPADVRVCIAGQDPYHGISTVADGRQVAEAMGLSFSVPQGVRIPPSLRNIYKELAADLGGEVRSSGDLTGWAQQGVLLLNTILSVEKDKPKSHHKLGWDLVTGALLRALSTTQSGIVFVLWGKPAQALGEHIVGNGHTVIQSSHPSPIGGACNKGFFGSRPFSRANQALVQAGRSPISW
- a CDS encoding glutathione S-transferase family protein, which gives rise to MKLYFHPASTTSRIILLFVSEEGIPFEPEVVDILSGAHLSGSFPSINPKRLVPALDDDGFIVTESAAILRYLAAKTGSAAYPTDLKERARVDEMIDYLNSDFYRDWGYNMIYPQLFPHHKRESDAAHEGTVRWGQDRVRNGLAYLDSVLAKQRYLAGDKLTIADYFGAGVFSAGELIRVDLAQFPNLQRWYESMRSLPSWPKVSEALEGFKGMLKDMSFVSIP
- a CDS encoding glutathione S-transferase family protein yields the protein MASGILIDGRWEVRPYKADAAGRFERQKTLFRSRVGEGDFPLEEGRYRLYVSYACPWAHRTMIARALLGLESAIPMSVVHPHMLEQSWEFRDDDGRTCPEPVFDAEALWQVYARAEPGVSGRVTVPVLLDTVAKRIVNNESREIVRMFGRAFRPYARNSDVDLCPPGMQDEIEAVIDALYEPVNNGVYRAGFARSQAAYEEAARGLFAALEHWDGVLGRRRWLCGDVLTEADIALFTTLLRFDPVYYVHFKCSLKHIWDYPNLWRFLRRLYHHPAVQPTIRLDHIVQHYFVSHPHINPSGLVPIGPVIDYGEPPRD
- a CDS encoding PAS domain S-box protein, with amino-acid sequence MRVSSCSASTWYATLDPSLDLAARMQGAASVEVASAVFHAGQHQRSRVELHARRIRGLGSDNERWLVMMRDLGPEELAVRQQLESERARRLVEYGGDILLLHDTEGRIVDVNHQATVQTGDTRDELLNLRIWDLDREARPGAGSGRGSPRVAR
- a CDS encoding PAS domain S-box protein, giving the protein MRRKDNSLFPVEVKLGAWEDRGEKQIVAWLRDITERRQAEESQRLARIVFDASLSKPQACG